The following coding sequences lie in one Spirosoma sp. KUDC1026 genomic window:
- a CDS encoding beta strand repeat-containing protein: protein MGMVSDGYRRRSVFASVSLLMVLLMSLTQAQAQTTACNYRTLTTNNFTGATIISSGGVGLIPGTVTNPGNLIDNPSVNNSATVSTFIGVLGGGGQITVGAGETLPASTTVGFVLSNSGSAISASLLNAITVTTYLNGTQQEQSGGSSLLSLNLLTPILGTQPAVALTTTRPFNRVQITVSSLLSVANTTQILYPFTLFPTLAATATAVNATGAASADGAVNLTVSGGRSPYTYAWSNGATTQNITGVNPGTYTVTVTDANGCTTTASATVGIAVAPCPTAGQNGFTAFTFGSPTITGTTTNPIARYTNVATLNGQQVDIIGQVTGGTYAGVEFTNVGTDAQFLLTGNSGTAATPNSATATVRWSFVRTGTNTPVPVQASLTIGDLDLIAISSTNARTEAFDISKANLFSYATEQGGTVTVTNVPTANFVRFQGTQNQSTGNSSNFAATINFVGITSFDIVYRISNLRTSNLEAGFTFDGSGDIAFTNKVCVAVLDTDGDGIPNANDIDDDNDGITDDTEGGPLVDTDGDTIPDLYDLDSDGDGIPDNIEAQTTAGYIAPGAITAVNAQGLPLAYASTNGLTPVNTDGTDQPDYKDTDSDNDGRPDRTEAGLAAAGTDADRDGLDSSADANNSAFGPVNANITNPLTNYPNNGTQVNFRVAQGTVAFGNCANATTTGVFVAGTASTGTLTIPITVSQAGAVDFTVTGTGFTSVPASITLTVVTSQTAVSIPISYDGTGVAGTRTLAVSSSEASNTCAPVVSVSAAPSISIDSPRNIQTTLTPTVSGTATPGGTVIITGANSATLCSTTATAGGSYSCVINAATGVNSLTAIVITPIGVSPTPATTSFTAVAPPTVSIVSPRNVVTSLTPTVSGTATPGSIVTLSSPTNATLCSTTATAAGTYSCVVTVTAGTNSITAISRNAGGTSIADVTTFTAVAPPTVSIVSPRNVLTSLTPTVSGTATPGSIVVLSSPTNATLCSTNVSATGTYSCVVTVTAGVNSISAISTNAGGISATDVTTFTAVAAPTIAVQSPSNIQTSTNPVVSGTATPGSLVTITGPGNATLCSTTATAGGSFSCAVTVTPGTISVTAVATNAGGTSIPAVTSFTALAPPTVSIVAPRNVLTSLTPTVSGTATPGSIVTLSSPTNATLCSTTATATGSYSCVVTVTAGVNSITAISRNAGGTSVADVTAFTAIVAPTVAIQSPNNIQTSTNPVVSGTATPGSLVTITGPGNATLCSTTATAGGSFSCAVTVTPGVTSVTAVATNAGGTSTPGVTSFTALAPPTVSIVAPRNVLTTLTPTVSGTATPGSLVTLTGPVGTTLCTTTATALGSYSCVVTVASGVNSITAISTNAGGTSIADVTTFTAVGPPTVSIVSPRNVLTTLSPTVSGTATPNSTVILSNATSATLCTTTASATGSYSCVVTVAAGVNSISAISTNLGGVSATDVATFTAVAVPTVAIQSPSNISTNLTPTVSGTGTPGSVVTITGPVGTTLCSTTVTAGGSFSCAVTVPAGVNSVTAVATNAGGTSTPSVTSFTALAPPTVSIVAPRNVLTNLTPTVSGTATPNSTVILTGPAGNTLCTTTASSLGSYSCVITVTTGVNTVTAVAINAGGTSVADVTSFTAVGQPTVVIQSPNNIQTNLTPTVSGTATPGSVVTITGPSNTTLCSTTASVGGSFSCAITVTPGVTSVTAVATNNGGISTPSVTSFTAVAQPTVAINSPRNVVTTLTPTVSGTATPGATVVLTGANNTTLCSTMATASGSYSCVINAAVGINSVTAIATNAGGASVADVTSFTAAGAPTLTVTAPVGVSTTTSPTVSGTATPGSVVTITGPGNTTLCSTTASTSGSFACGLTGLPVGPTSVTVTASGPGGSTSQPISFTTVAQPTVAINSPRNVVTTLTPTVSGTATPGATVVLTGANNTTLCSTTATASGSYSCVINAAVGVNSVTAIATNAGGASVADVTSFTAAGAPTLTVTAPVGVSTTTSPTVSGTATPGSVVTITGPGNTTLCSTTASTSGSFACGLTGLPVGPTSVTVTASGPGGSTSQPISFTTVAQPTVAINSPRNVVTTLTPTVSGTATPGATVVLTGANNTTLCSTTATASGSYSCVINAAVGVNSVTAIATNAGGSSVADVTLFTAAGAPTLTVTAPVGVSTTTSPTVSGTATPGSVVTITGPNGATLCSTTASTSGSFACGLTGLPVGPTSLTVTASGPGGSTSQPISFTTVAQPTVAINSPRNVVTTLTPTVSGTATPGATVVLTGANNTTLCSTTATASGSYSCVINAAVGVNLVTAIATNAGGASLADVTSFTAAGAPTLTVTAPVGVSTTTSPTVSGTATPGSVVTITGPNGATLCSTTASTSGSFACGLTGLPVGPTSLTVTASGPGGSTSQPISFTTVAQPTVAINSPRNVVTTLTPTVSGTATPGATVVLTGANNTTLCSTTATASGSYSCVINAAVGGNSVTAIATNAGGSSVADVASFTAAGAPTLTVTAPVGTSTTTSPTVSGTATPGSVVTITGPNGATLCSTTASTSGSFACGLTGLPVGPTSLTVTASGPGGSTSQPISFTTVAQPTVAINSPRNVVTTLTPTVSGTATPGATVVLTGANNTTLCSTTATASGSYSCVINAAVGGNSVTAIAQNAGGASVADVTSFTAAGAPTLTVTAPVGVSTTTSPTVSGTATPGSVVTITGPNGATLCSTTASTSGSFACGLSGLPVGPTSLTVTASGPGGSTSQPISFTTVAQPTVAINSPRNVVTTLTPTVSGTATPGATVVLTGANNTTLCSTTATASGSYSCVINAAVGGNSVTAIAQNAGGASVADVTSFTAAGAPTLTVTAPVGVSTTTSPTVSGTATPGSVVTITGPNGATLCSTTASTSGSFACGLSGLPVGPTSLTVTASGPGGSTSQPISFTTVAQPTVAINSPRNVVTTLTPTVSGTATPGATVVLTGANNTTLCSTTATASGSYSCVINAAVGINSVTAVATNAGGSSVADVTSFTAAGAPTLTVTGPIGTTVTTTPTISGTATPGSTIEIRDSNNVLLCTTTAQPNGNFACTLTSPLPVGPNTLRVTASGPGGSVSQSISFTTDDCQAQAPTLKKS from the coding sequence ATGGGTATGGTCTCCGATGGTTACCGACGCCGGTCGGTATTCGCGTCGGTCAGTTTGCTGATGGTACTTCTGATGTCGTTGACGCAGGCACAGGCGCAGACAACAGCCTGTAATTACCGAACGCTCACGACTAACAACTTTACGGGCGCTACTATTATATCGTCAGGTGGAGTTGGGTTGATTCCTGGAACTGTAACGAATCCGGGTAACCTGATCGATAACCCCAGCGTGAACAACTCCGCAACTGTCAGTACGTTTATTGGCGTGCTTGGTGGTGGTGGACAGATTACTGTTGGTGCTGGCGAAACATTACCTGCCAGTACTACGGTTGGTTTCGTGCTAAGTAACTCGGGAAGTGCGATCAGTGCAAGTTTGCTTAATGCAATAACGGTAACGACCTATCTGAATGGTACCCAGCAGGAGCAGAGTGGAGGAAGCAGTCTACTATCGCTAAATCTGCTTACGCCCATTCTTGGTACACAACCAGCCGTTGCACTGACAACAACAAGGCCCTTTAACCGGGTGCAGATTACTGTTAGTAGTTTGCTGAGCGTTGCTAACACCACGCAGATTCTTTATCCGTTTACGCTCTTTCCAACGTTAGCGGCTACGGCTACGGCAGTAAATGCCACAGGTGCTGCTTCGGCAGATGGCGCGGTAAACCTGACCGTGTCGGGCGGACGTTCTCCTTATACGTATGCATGGAGTAATGGCGCCACAACGCAAAATATAACGGGTGTTAATCCAGGTACTTATACAGTTACCGTAACCGACGCAAATGGTTGTACAACAACGGCTTCGGCTACAGTAGGTATTGCAGTTGCTCCCTGTCCAACAGCGGGGCAAAACGGCTTTACTGCGTTTACGTTTGGATCACCAACAATAACCGGTACTACTACAAACCCAATAGCACGCTATACTAATGTAGCTACGCTCAATGGTCAGCAGGTTGATATTATAGGTCAAGTAACTGGTGGTACATACGCAGGAGTAGAATTTACAAATGTAGGAACTGATGCTCAGTTCTTGTTAACGGGTAATTCTGGGACAGCTGCGACTCCAAACAGCGCTACTGCAACCGTTCGTTGGTCATTTGTTAGAACAGGAACGAATACTCCTGTTCCAGTTCAGGCTTCGTTAACGATAGGAGACCTCGATTTAATTGCCATTAGTAGCACTAATGCCAGAACAGAGGCTTTTGATATATCGAAAGCAAATTTATTCTCCTATGCGACAGAGCAAGGTGGGACAGTAACAGTAACGAATGTACCAACTGCTAACTTTGTTCGCTTCCAGGGAACGCAAAACCAGAGCACAGGGAATTCTTCCAACTTTGCAGCAACAATCAACTTCGTTGGTATAACCTCATTTGATATTGTCTATCGTATCTCCAATCTGCGAACTTCTAATTTAGAAGCTGGTTTCACATTCGATGGATCTGGTGATATAGCCTTTACAAATAAAGTTTGCGTAGCTGTTCTGGATACGGATGGTGATGGAATTCCGAATGCAAACGACATTGACGATGATAATGACGGTATTACAGACGATACAGAGGGAGGTCCTCTGGTCGATACAGATGGGGATACAATCCCTGATCTGTATGACCTGGATTCTGACGGTGATGGTATTCCTGATAACATCGAAGCGCAGACCACTGCAGGCTATATTGCCCCAGGTGCGATAACTGCTGTCAATGCACAGGGCTTACCGCTGGCATACGCATCGACAAATGGTTTGACGCCTGTCAATACTGACGGTACTGATCAACCGGATTATAAAGATACAGATAGTGATAATGATGGTCGACCAGATCGTACTGAAGCAGGGCTCGCAGCAGCTGGAACGGATGCTGACCGAGATGGCTTAGATAGCAGTGCTGATGCTAATAATAGTGCATTTGGTCCAGTCAATGCTAACATTACTAATCCGTTAACAAATTATCCGAATAACGGGACACAAGTAAATTTCCGGGTTGCCCAGGGAACTGTAGCCTTTGGGAACTGTGCCAATGCAACCACTACAGGTGTATTTGTTGCAGGCACGGCGTCTACTGGTACATTAACCATACCTATAACAGTAAGTCAGGCAGGTGCGGTTGACTTCACCGTAACTGGAACCGGGTTTACATCGGTTCCTGCTTCGATTACGCTGACGGTCGTAACGAGCCAGACTGCCGTTTCAATTCCGATTTCCTACGATGGAACTGGAGTTGCCGGTACGAGGACACTGGCCGTTAGTTCGTCAGAAGCGTCAAATACTTGCGCACCTGTTGTCAGTGTGAGTGCTGCACCAAGCATCAGCATCGACAGCCCACGTAACATACAGACGACGCTGACGCCAACCGTGTCGGGAACGGCCACGCCAGGTGGTACGGTGATCATCACCGGGGCCAATAGCGCAACGCTTTGCTCCACGACAGCAACGGCGGGCGGAAGTTATTCCTGCGTAATTAATGCAGCAACAGGTGTTAACTCGCTGACTGCTATCGTTATTACGCCAATCGGTGTGAGCCCGACGCCCGCAACAACGAGTTTTACGGCTGTGGCTCCGCCCACGGTGAGCATCGTCTCGCCCCGCAACGTAGTGACGAGCCTGACCCCAACGGTATCGGGCACGGCCACCCCAGGTAGTATCGTAACCCTGTCCAGCCCCACCAACGCGACCCTGTGTTCGACCACGGCCACGGCCGCGGGTACGTACTCGTGCGTGGTGACGGTGACGGCCGGTACTAACTCGATCACGGCCATTTCCCGAAATGCGGGCGGCACGAGCATCGCCGACGTAACGACGTTCACGGCGGTCGCTCCACCAACGGTGAGCATCGTCTCGCCCCGCAATGTGCTGACGAGTCTGACGCCAACAGTGTCAGGTACGGCTACACCAGGTAGTATCGTAGTTCTGTCGAGTCCAACTAACGCTACGCTCTGTTCGACCAACGTTTCGGCAACAGGTACGTACTCGTGTGTAGTGACAGTAACGGCGGGTGTGAACTCGATCTCGGCCATCTCGACCAATGCTGGTGGCATCAGCGCGACGGACGTAACGACCTTCACGGCCGTAGCCGCGCCAACGATCGCGGTTCAATCGCCAAGCAATATTCAGACCTCGACCAACCCAGTGGTCTCGGGTACGGCTACGCCAGGTAGTTTGGTCACGATCACGGGGCCAGGCAACGCCACGCTTTGCTCGACCACGGCTACGGCTGGTGGCAGCTTCTCGTGTGCAGTAACGGTAACGCCAGGCACCATATCAGTAACGGCAGTGGCGACTAACGCAGGTGGCACCAGCATCCCTGCTGTGACCAGCTTCACGGCACTGGCACCACCGACGGTGAGCATTGTCGCACCTCGCAACGTGCTGACGAGCCTGACGCCAACGGTATCGGGTACAGCAACGCCCGGCAGCATCGTAACGCTGTCGAGTCCAACCAACGCGACCTTGTGCAGTACAACAGCCACGGCTACGGGTTCTTACTCGTGTGTGGTAACGGTAACGGCAGGTGTCAACTCGATCACGGCAATTTCTCGGAATGCCGGCGGCACGAGTGTCGCGGACGTGACAGCGTTCACGGCTATCGTAGCACCGACCGTAGCGATTCAGTCTCCGAACAACATTCAGACCTCGACCAACCCAGTGGTATCAGGTACGGCTACGCCAGGTAGTTTGGTCACGATCACGGGGCCTGGTAACGCCACGCTTTGCTCGACCACGGCTACGGCTGGCGGCAGCTTCTCCTGCGCCGTAACAGTAACGCCTGGTGTCACCTCGGTAACGGCGGTGGCTACCAACGCAGGCGGCACCAGCACACCAGGCGTAACCAGCTTCACAGCTTTGGCACCGCCAACGGTAAGCATCGTCGCTCCACGTAACGTACTGACGACGCTGACCCCAACGGTTTCGGGTACGGCTACTCCAGGTAGCCTGGTTACACTGACCGGTCCAGTAGGTACTACGCTTTGCACGACGACAGCTACGGCTCTGGGGTCTTACTCCTGCGTAGTGACGGTGGCTTCGGGTGTGAACTCGATCACAGCCATCTCGACCAACGCAGGTGGCACGAGCATCGCAGACGTAACGACCTTCACGGCGGTGGGACCACCAACAGTGAGCATCGTTTCGCCACGTAACGTGCTGACCACCTTGAGCCCAACCGTCTCGGGTACAGCTACGCCAAACAGCACCGTGATCCTCTCCAACGCCACCAGCGCCACACTTTGCACCACGACGGCTTCGGCCACGGGTTCTTACTCGTGTGTGGTGACGGTAGCCGCGGGCGTCAACTCGATCTCGGCCATCTCGACCAACTTAGGTGGCGTGAGCGCGACGGACGTAGCAACCTTCACGGCCGTTGCCGTACCGACGGTAGCGATCCAGTCGCCAAGCAATATTTCAACGAATCTGACGCCGACGGTATCGGGTACAGGTACGCCAGGTAGTGTGGTAACCATCACCGGTCCGGTGGGCACGACGCTTTGCTCGACCACGGTAACGGCGGGTGGCAGCTTTAGTTGCGCAGTGACGGTGCCAGCGGGTGTGAACTCGGTGACGGCGGTCGCCACCAACGCGGGTGGCACCAGCACGCCGAGCGTGACCAGCTTCACGGCTTTGGCTCCGCCAACGGTGAGCATCGTGGCACCACGTAATGTACTGACAAACCTGACTCCAACGGTATCGGGTACGGCCACGCCAAACAGCACCGTAATTCTGACCGGTCCAGCGGGTAATACGCTTTGCACGACGACAGCTTCGTCTCTGGGTTCCTACTCCTGCGTGATTACCGTAACAACGGGTGTAAACACCGTGACGGCGGTAGCGATCAATGCGGGGGGTACCAGCGTGGCGGACGTAACGAGCTTCACGGCGGTGGGTCAACCAACGGTGGTAATTCAATCGCCTAATAATATACAGACTAACCTGACGCCGACGGTATCAGGCACAGCCACGCCAGGTAGCGTAGTAACCATCACAGGGCCAAGTAATACAACCCTGTGCTCGACTACAGCCTCAGTTGGTGGTAGCTTCTCCTGCGCAATAACAGTAACACCAGGTGTAACATCAGTGACGGCAGTCGCTACGAACAATGGCGGTATTAGTACCCCAAGCGTGACCAGCTTTACAGCCGTGGCTCAGCCGACCGTAGCGATCAACTCGCCCCGCAACGTAGTGACGACGCTGACGCCAACGGTGTCGGGCACGGCCACCCCAGGGGCGACGGTCGTCCTGACGGGGGCTAACAACACGACCCTGTGCAGCACCATGGCCACGGCCAGCGGTTCCTACTCGTGCGTGATCAACGCAGCGGTGGGTATCAACTCGGTGACGGCTATCGCCACCAACGCGGGCGGTGCCAGCGTGGCGGACGTGACTTCGTTCACGGCGGCCGGTGCGCCAACCTTAACGGTGACCGCGCCGGTGGGTGTGTCGACGACGACCTCGCCGACGGTGTCGGGCACGGCTACCCCGGGTAGCGTGGTGACCATCACAGGGCCAGGTAACACGACGCTTTGCTCGACCACAGCCTCAACCTCGGGCAGCTTCGCCTGCGGGCTAACGGGTCTGCCAGTTGGTCCGACCAGTGTGACGGTGACGGCCTCGGGTCCTGGCGGTTCGACCAGCCAGCCCATCAGCTTCACCACGGTGGCTCAGCCCACGGTGGCGATCAACTCGCCCCGCAACGTAGTGACGACGCTGACGCCGACGGTATCGGGTACGGCCACCCCAGGGGCGACAGTGGTTCTGACGGGGGCCAACAACACCACGCTTTGTTCGACCACAGCCACGGCTTCGGGTTCGTACTCGTGCGTGATCAACGCAGCGGTGGGGGTCAACTCGGTGACGGCTATCGCCACCAACGCGGGCGGTGCCAGCGTGGCGGACGTGACTTCATTCACGGCGGCTGGAGCGCCAACCCTGACGGTGACCGCGCCGGTGGGTGTGTCGACGACGACCTCGCCGACGGTGTCGGGCACGGCTACACCGGGTAGCGTAGTGACCATCACGGGTCCAGGTAACACGACGCTTTGCTCGACCACAGCCTCGACCTCGGGCAGCTTCGCCTGCGGGCTGACAGGTCTGCCAGTTGGTCCGACCAGTGTGACGGTGACGGCCTCGGGTCCTGGCGGCTCGACCAGCCAGCCCATCAGCTTCACTACGGTGGCTCAGCCCACGGTGGCGATCAACTCGCCCCGCAACGTGGTGACGACGCTGACACCAACGGTGTCGGGTACGGCCACCCCAGGGGCGACGGTCGTCCTGACGGGGGCCAACAACACGACCTTGTGTTCGACCACGGCCACGGCTTCGGGTTCCTACTCGTGCGTGATCAATGCAGCGGTGGGGGTCAACTCGGTGACGGCCATCGCCACCAACGCAGGTGGCAGCAGCGTGGCGGACGTGACTTTGTTCACGGCGGCCGGTGCACCAACCCTAACGGTGACCGCGCCGGTGGGTGTGTCGACGACGACCTCGCCGACGGTGTCGGGCACGGCTACCCCGGGTAGCGTAGTGACCATCACGGGTCCCAACGGGGCCACCCTGTGCAGCACCACAGCCTCAACCTCGGGCAGCTTCGCCTGCGGTCTAACGGGTCTGCCAGTTGGTCCGACCAGTCTGACGGTGACAGCCTCGGGTCCTGGCGGCTCGACCAGCCAGCCTATCAGCTTCACCACGGTGGCTCAGCCCACGGTGGCGATCAACTCGCCCCGCAACGTAGTGACGACGCTGACGCCAACGGTGTCGGGCACGGCCACCCCAGGGGCGACGGTCGTCCTGACGGGGGCCAACAATACAACGCTCTGCAGCACCACAGCCACGGCTTCGGGTTCCTACTCGTGCGTGATCAACGCAGCGGTGGGGGTCAACTTGGTGACGGCCATCGCCACCAACGCGGGCGGTGCCAGCCTGGCGGACGTGACTTCGTTCACGGCGGCCGGTGCGCCAACCCTAACGGTGACCGCGCCGGTGGGTGTGTCGACGACGACCTCGCCGACGGTGTCGGGCACGGCCACGCCGGGTAGCGTGGTGACCATCACGGGTCCCAACGGGGCCACCCTGTGCAGCACCACAGCCTCGACTTCGGGCAGCTTCGCCTGCGGGCTGACGGGTCTACCAGTTGGTCCGACCAGTCTGACGGTGACGGCCTCGGGTCCTGGCGGTTCGACCAGCCAGCCCATCAGCTTCACCACGGTGGCTCAACCGACCGTAGCGATCAACAGCCCCCGCAACGTAGTGACGACGCTGACGCCAACGGTGTCGGGTACGGCCACCCCAGGGGCGACGGTCGTCCTGACGGGGGCCAACAATACAACGCTCTGCAGCACCACAGCCACGGCTTCGGGTTCCTACTCGTGCGTGATCAACGCAGCGGTGGGGGGCAACTCGGTGACGGCCATCGCCACCAACGCGGGCGGCAGCAGCGTGGCTGATGTGGCCAGCTTCACGGCGGCCGGTGCACCAACCTTGACGGTGACCGCGCCGGTGGGCACCTCAACGACGACCTCGCCGACGGTGTCGGGCACGGCTACCCCGGGTAGCGTAGTGACCATCACGGGTCCGAACGGAGCCACCCTGTGCAGCACCACAGCCTCAACCTCGGGCAGCTTCGCCTGCGGTCTAACGGGTCTGCCAGTTGGTCCGACCAGTCTGACGGTGACGGCATCGGGTCCTGGCGGTTCGACCAGCCAGCCCATCAGCTTCACCACGGTGGCTCAACCCACGGTGGCGATCAACAGCCCCCGCAACGTGGTGACGACGCTGACGCCAACGGTGTCGGGCACGGCCACCCCAGGGGCGACGGTCGTCCTGACGGGGGCCAACAACACGACCTTGTGTTCGACCACGGCCACGGCTTCGGGTTCCTACTCGTGCGTGATCAACGCAGCGGTGGGGGGCAACTCGGTGACGGCCATCGCCCAGAACGCGGGCGGTGCCAGCGTGGCGGACGTGACTTCGTTCACGGCGGCCGGTGCACCAACCCTGACGGTGACCGCGCCGGTGGGTGTGTCGACGACGACCTCGCCGACGGTGTCGGGCACGGCTACCCCGGGTAGCGTGGTGACCATCACGGGTCCCAACGGGGCCACCCTGTGCAGCACCACAGCCTCGACTTCAGGCAGCTTCGCGTGCGGACTGAGCGGTCTGCCGGTTGGTCCGACCAGTCTGACGGTAACGGCCTCGGGTCCTGGCGGTTCGACCAGCCAGCCCATCAGCTTCACCACGGTGGCTCAACCCACGGTGGCGATCAACAGCCCCCGCAACGTAGTGACGACGCTGACGCCAACGGTGTCGGGTACGGCCACCCCAGGGGCGACGGTCGTCCTGACGGGGGCCAACAATACGACGCTCTGCAGCACCACAGCCACGGCTTCGGGTTCCTACTCGTGCGTGATCAACGCAGCGGTGGGGGGCAACTCGGTGACGGCCATCGCCCAGAACGCGGGCGGTGCCAGCGTGGCGGACGTGACTTCGTTCACGGCGGCCGGTGCACCAACCCTGACGGTGACCGCGCCGGTGGGTGTGTCGACGACGACCTCGCCGACGGTGTCGGGCACGGCTACCCCGGGTAGCGTGGTGACCATCACGGGTCCCAACGGGGCCACCCTGTGCAGCACCACAGCCTCGACTTCAGGCAGCTTCGCGTGCGGACTGAGCGGTCTGCCGGTTGGTCCGACCAGTCTGACGGTAACGGCCTCGGGTCCTGGCGGTTCGACCAGCCAGCCCATCAGCTTCACCACGGTGGCTCAGCCCACGGTGGCGATCAACAGCCCCCGCAACGTAGTGACGACGCTGACGCCGACGGTGTCGGGTACGGCCACCCCAGGGGCGACGGTCGTCCTGACGGGGGCCAACAATACGACGCTTTGTTCGACCACGGCTACGGCTTCGGGTTCCTACTCGTGCGTGATCAACGCAGCGGTGGGTATCAACTCAGTGACGGCGGTCGCCACCAACGCGGGCGGCAGCAGCGTGGCCGATGTGACTAGCTTCACGGCGGCCGGTGCACCAACCTTGACCGTAACGGGTCCGATTGGAACAACCGTCACCACGACGCCAACGATATCGGGTACGGCCACACCAGGCAGTACGATTGAAATCAGGGATAGCAACAACGTTCTGCTCTGCACGACGACGGCTCAGCCGAATGGAAACTTTGCCTGCACGCTCACAAGTCCTTTACCCGTTGGGCCGAATACGCTCAGGGTAACGGCTTCGGGACCGGGTGGTAGTGTGAGTCAGTCCATAAGCTTTACAACAGATGATTGTCAGGCTCAGGCTCCAACCCTCAAAAAGTCCTAA
- a CDS encoding pirin family protein, producing the protein MPDIKKISAADYSPIADLITYRALPTRSVEYVDPFLFLNHHGPQRYEPHNNGLPFGPHPHRGMETVTFIIDGDIAHKDSSGHESVIEAGGVQWMTAGSGLIHAEVSSDRFMEEGGQLEILQLWINLPARSKMTKPFYKGLQQNEIPSLKLDNDRVTVNLVSGDWDGHAAAFTSDTGVFLNTIFFQPGGKLTVNIPDGHTIFFYMIRGALEANGTQVKSLHLAQFDQTGGPLTITSDQESILLLGHAKPLNEPVVSQGPFVMNTQAEIAQAYDDYRKGKFGSWTH; encoded by the coding sequence ATGCCTGACATTAAAAAAATTAGTGCCGCCGACTATTCGCCTATTGCGGATTTAATCACGTATCGGGCGCTGCCCACCCGGTCGGTTGAGTACGTTGATCCTTTCCTTTTTTTGAATCACCACGGTCCGCAACGCTACGAACCGCACAACAATGGTCTCCCATTTGGCCCCCACCCACACCGGGGGATGGAGACGGTTACGTTTATCATCGACGGCGACATTGCGCATAAGGACAGCAGCGGGCACGAAAGCGTTATTGAGGCCGGTGGGGTACAGTGGATGACGGCTGGTAGTGGCCTGATCCACGCTGAAGTTTCATCCGACCGATTTATGGAAGAGGGTGGCCAACTGGAGATTTTACAGCTGTGGATTAACCTGCCCGCCCGCTCCAAAATGACGAAGCCGTTCTATAAAGGACTCCAGCAAAACGAGATCCCCAGCCTGAAACTGGACAATGACCGGGTAACGGTTAATCTGGTCTCGGGCGACTGGGACGGACACGCAGCTGCATTTACTTCTGATACAGGTGTTTTTCTGAATACTATTTTCTTCCAGCCAGGCGGCAAACTGACAGTTAACATACCAGACGGCCATACGATCTTTTTCTACATGATTCGGGGGGCGCTCGAAGCAAACGGTACGCAGGTAAAGTCACTGCACCTGGCGCAGTTTGATCAGACAGGCGGCCCCCTGACGATTACCTCAGATCAGGAAAGTATACTGCTACTTGGTCATGCCAAACCACTGAATGAACCCGTCGTTTCGCAGGGGCCTTTCGTGATGAATACACAGGCCGAAATCGCCCAGGCGTACGACGATTATCGCAAAGGCAAGTTTGGCAGCTGGACGCACTAA
- a CDS encoding DsbA family oxidoreductase has translation MDVEIWSDVMCPFCYIGKRKFEQALSQFPNRDDIRVTWKSFQLNPDMETDPETSINQYLANAKGWSLEQAEQMNNRVTAMAQEVCLTYRFDKAVVANSWDAHRLIQLAKQRGLGDAAEERLFKAYFTEGRNTADHATLLELGTDIGLDASEVNAMLASDLYGQAVDQDLYEARQIGVRGVPFFVLNHKYAVSGAQQPETFLGALQTAWSKLAPKAVASNDGPACEPDGSCELPTT, from the coding sequence ATGGACGTAGAAATCTGGAGTGATGTCATGTGCCCTTTCTGCTACATTGGCAAGCGGAAATTTGAACAGGCACTCAGCCAATTCCCGAACCGGGATGATATCCGGGTAACCTGGAAAAGCTTTCAACTGAATCCGGACATGGAAACTGATCCGGAAACTTCCATCAATCAGTACCTCGCTAACGCAAAAGGCTGGAGTCTGGAGCAGGCTGAGCAGATGAACAACCGCGTAACGGCAATGGCGCAGGAAGTATGTCTGACGTATCGTTTTGACAAAGCCGTGGTCGCCAATTCTTGGGATGCGCACCGGCTTATCCAACTGGCTAAACAGCGCGGGCTGGGTGATGCCGCTGAGGAACGCCTGTTCAAAGCGTATTTCACCGAAGGACGTAACACGGCCGACCACGCTACGCTGCTGGAACTGGGTACCGACATTGGTCTGGATGCATCGGAGGTAAATGCCATGCTGGCAAGCGATCTATACGGACAGGCCGTTGACCAGGACCTGTACGAAGCGCGCCAGATTGGCGTTCGGGGAGTACCCTTTTTCGTCCTGAATCATAAATACGCCGTGTCAGGGGCGCAACAGCCAGAAACATTTCTGGGGGCGCTACAAACAGCCTGGTCGAAACTGGCACCCAAAGCCGTTGCCAGCAACGACGGACCAGCCTGTGAACCAGACGGTTCCTGCGAATTACCAACTACATAA